A region of Pseudorca crassidens isolate mPseCra1 chromosome 8, mPseCra1.hap1, whole genome shotgun sequence DNA encodes the following proteins:
- the LOC137228748 gene encoding LOW QUALITY PROTEIN: olfactory receptor 2A2-like (The sequence of the model RefSeq protein was modified relative to this genomic sequence to represent the inferred CDS: substituted 2 bases at 2 genomic stop codons) — protein MEGNQSWVTEFILVGFQLSEDIEFFLFVIFFLFYIFNLLANGMILGLICLDPRLHSPMYSFLSHLAITDVSYASSNLPNMLENLVKLLLAFASVEHLTLVVMSSDRYVAICHSLQYTVIMNWRACTFLAIICWPRGFSLALVQESLFLRLPFCGPQKVNHFFCEIXSVLKVTCDETWINEIFLFADSVFILTVPLSRLLVSYVRILWAIPKIQSKEGCKKASSTCSSHLCVVGFYFGIAMMVYMVPGNSQXEEQLKIHFVFYTVFNPLLNPLIYSVRDAQVKAAFHRVLQKSRTIWHKAQL, from the exons atggaggggAACCAATCATGGGTCACAGAATTCATCCTGGTGGGATTCCAGCTCAGTGAAGACATAGAATTTTTCCTCTTCGTTATCTTCTTCCTATTTTATATCTTCAACCTGCTGGCAAATGGCATGATCTTGGGACTCATTTGCCTAGACCCCAGGCTGCACTCCCCCATGTACTCCTTCCTTTCTCATCTGGCCATCACTGACGTATCCTATGCTTCCAGCAATTTACCCAATATGCTGGAAAACCTagtgaaac TTCTATTGGCCTTTGCTTCCGTAGAGCACCTGACTTTGGTGGTGATGTCCAGTGACAGGTATGTGGCGATCTGCCATTCCCTCCAGTACACTGTCATCATGAACTGGAGAGCGTGCACGTTCCTGGCCATCATTTGCTGGCCACGTGGATTTTCCCTGGCCCTAGTACAAGAAAGTCTCTTTCTAAGGCTGCCCTTCTGTGGGCCCCAGAAGGTGAACCACTTCTTCTGTGAAATCTGATCTGTCCTCAAAGTGACCTGTGATGAAACCTGGATCAATGAAATTTTCCTCTTTGCTGACAGTGTGTTTATCTTAACTGTGCCCCTTTCCCGGCTTCTGGTCTCCTACGTGCGCATCCTCTGGGCCATCCCGAAGATCCAGTCAAAGGAGGGCTGCAAGAAAGCCTCTTCCACCTGCTCCTCCCACCTCTGTGTGGTTGGGTTCTACTTTGGCATCGCCATGATGGTTTATATGGTCCCTGGCAATAGTCAGTGAGAGGAGCAGCTGAAGATCCATTTCGTGTTTTACACTGTCTTCAACCCATTGCTCAACCCCCTCATCTACAGTGTAAGGGATGCTCAAGTGAAGGCTGCTTTCCACAGAGTATTGCAGAAAAGTAGAACAATATGGCACAAGGCACAATTATAG